A window of Rhabdothermincola salaria contains these coding sequences:
- a CDS encoding RDD family protein gives MADGEEHRDVGVPPVTSTSSRRVPGPEDFPARGPNALAAPGPRFGARGLDLLLVAVPALIVASFSVSEIEGQVQVDLPSWLPWLVLGVGLVYEVVTVALWGRTVGKWLFGLRVARYTDGQRPKPDQALLRALLPWAAYAVPVPFSGAMLLAVWFTGIGGGALHRGLPDQAGGTIVVATR, from the coding sequence GTGGCTGATGGCGAAGAGCACCGCGACGTCGGGGTGCCACCCGTGACGTCCACCTCCTCGCGGCGAGTGCCCGGGCCCGAGGACTTCCCGGCGCGGGGCCCAAACGCCCTGGCCGCGCCCGGGCCCCGCTTCGGTGCCCGAGGCCTCGATCTCCTGCTGGTGGCCGTCCCGGCCCTCATCGTGGCCTCCTTCTCGGTGTCGGAGATCGAGGGGCAGGTGCAGGTCGACCTGCCCTCGTGGTTGCCCTGGCTCGTGCTGGGAGTGGGCCTCGTCTACGAGGTCGTGACCGTGGCGTTGTGGGGCCGTACCGTTGGCAAGTGGCTCTTCGGGCTCCGTGTGGCTCGCTACACCGACGGACAACGCCCCAAGCCCGACCAGGCTCTGCTGCGGGCCTTGCTCCCGTGGGCGGCGTACGCCGTCCCGGTGCCGTTCTCCGGGGCCATGCTGCTCGCCGTGTGGTTCACCGGGATCGGTGGGGGGGCGCTGCACCGGGGGCTGCCGGACCAGGCCGGCGGCACCATCGTGGTCGCCACCCGTTGA
- a CDS encoding acetyl-CoA carboxylase biotin carboxylase subunit, with protein MLNKVLIANRGEIAVRVIRACQEMGIATVAVYSDLDRDALHVRLADEAYALGGQSAAESYLNTEAILDVIERSGADAVHPGYGFFSENTDFARAITERGVAFVGPPPEAIEVMGDKVSSRKAAEAAGVAGVPGTSEFLTSHTEVVDFGEEFGWPVAIKAAYGGGGRGMRVVRSAEEAEEAFNSAQSEALKGFGRDECYVEKYLTWPRHIEMQIIGDTHGDVVWVAERDCSAQRRHQKLVEESPAPAFPAEIRQAMGEAAVKVAKACGYYNAGTVEFLYQDGEFFFLEMNTRLQVEHPVTEMVSGLDLVAEQLRVAAGEKLSFGQDDIVLSGHAIEIRINAEDPAEGKFLPSPGHIETIVPPAGFGTRWDGGYESGDTVSQYYDNLVGKLICWGADRETAILRTLRALREFRIDGIATTIPADIAILEHPDFVAATHSTKWVEDVLDLTGVTGGATGSGEDGETKVQRDVDVEVNGKRFSVKMYIPESQAGAVVAAGAAGAGAAPARARRGGGSGAGAAGGGSGAVSVPMQGTIVKVLVEVGQEVEAGATVCVLEAMKMENNITADKAGTIKEIKVAAGDSVGSGDVVVVIE; from the coding sequence GTGCTCAACAAGGTCCTCATCGCCAACCGCGGCGAGATCGCCGTACGCGTCATCCGTGCATGCCAAGAGATGGGCATCGCCACGGTGGCCGTGTACTCCGATCTCGACCGAGATGCCCTACACGTCCGCCTCGCCGACGAGGCCTACGCCCTCGGAGGCCAGAGCGCCGCCGAGAGCTACCTCAACACCGAGGCCATCCTCGACGTCATCGAGCGCTCCGGCGCCGATGCGGTGCACCCCGGCTACGGGTTCTTCTCGGAGAACACCGACTTCGCCCGGGCCATCACCGAACGAGGCGTGGCCTTCGTCGGCCCGCCGCCCGAGGCCATCGAGGTCATGGGCGACAAGGTCTCGTCCCGCAAGGCGGCCGAAGCCGCCGGGGTGGCCGGCGTACCGGGTACGTCCGAGTTCCTCACCTCCCACACCGAGGTCGTCGACTTCGGCGAGGAGTTCGGGTGGCCGGTCGCCATCAAGGCCGCCTACGGCGGCGGCGGGCGCGGCATGCGGGTCGTGCGCTCGGCCGAGGAGGCCGAGGAGGCCTTCAACTCGGCGCAGAGCGAGGCGCTCAAGGGCTTCGGCCGCGACGAGTGCTACGTCGAGAAGTACCTGACCTGGCCCCGCCACATCGAGATGCAGATCATCGGCGACACCCACGGCGACGTGGTGTGGGTGGCCGAGCGCGATTGCTCCGCCCAACGCCGTCACCAGAAGCTGGTCGAGGAGAGCCCGGCTCCGGCCTTCCCGGCCGAGATCCGCCAGGCCATGGGCGAGGCCGCCGTCAAGGTGGCCAAGGCCTGCGGCTACTACAACGCCGGCACCGTCGAGTTCCTGTACCAGGACGGCGAGTTCTTCTTCCTCGAGATGAACACCCGCCTGCAGGTCGAGCACCCCGTCACCGAGATGGTGTCGGGCCTCGACCTGGTGGCCGAGCAGCTGCGCGTCGCCGCCGGGGAGAAGCTCTCGTTCGGCCAGGACGACATCGTGCTCTCCGGCCACGCCATCGAGATCCGCATCAACGCCGAGGACCCGGCCGAGGGCAAGTTCCTGCCGTCCCCGGGCCACATCGAGACCATCGTCCCGCCGGCCGGCTTCGGCACCCGGTGGGACGGCGGCTACGAGTCGGGCGACACCGTCAGCCAGTACTACGACAACCTGGTGGGCAAGCTCATCTGCTGGGGCGCCGACCGCGAGACGGCCATCCTGCGCACCCTGCGGGCCCTGCGCGAGTTCCGCATCGACGGCATCGCCACCACCATCCCCGCCGACATCGCCATCCTCGAGCACCCGGACTTCGTGGCGGCCACGCACTCCACCAAGTGGGTCGAGGACGTCCTCGACCTCACCGGCGTCACCGGGGGCGCCACTGGCTCCGGCGAGGACGGCGAGACCAAGGTCCAGCGCGACGTCGACGTCGAGGTCAACGGCAAGCGCTTCTCGGTCAAGATGTACATCCCCGAGTCCCAGGCCGGCGCCGTCGTCGCCGCCGGGGCGGCAGGCGCCGGGGCCGCTCCTGCCCGCGCCCGCCGTGGTGGCGGCTCGGGTGCCGGTGCCGCCGGCGGCGGGTCCGGTGCCGTGTCGGTCCCGATGCAGGGCACCATCGTCAAGGTCCTGGTCGAGGTCGGCCAGGAGGTCGAAGCGGGCGCCACCGTGTGTGTGCTCGAGGCCATGAAGATGGAGAACAACATCACTGCCGACAAGGCAGGCACCATCAAGGAGATCAAGGTGGCCGCGGGCGACTCCGTCGGTTCCGGCGACGTCGTCGTCGTCATCGAGTAG
- a CDS encoding dihydrolipoyl dehydrogenase family protein — protein sequence MAKRFVIIGGGPAGNTAATHAARLGAEVTMIEKDVVGGAAHLWDCIPSKAMIATGGALARLSKAEGMGLRNVSAELDFDALAERIRSIEERLETSGVELLESQGVRMVEGAGRLVGPNQVVAETAAGPLEIEADTVVLSTGSRPRIPDWASIDGTRVLTTRDAYPPPQLPEHLVVVGSGVTGVEFVHMFSSFGCQVTLIVSRQQVLPNKDPEVAAALEDDFIARGVRLYKGARAVGIDTDDDGVTVQCDDGRKAQGSHVLLAIGSVPNSETLGLDAAGVEQRDGYVVVNHNCQSSVPNIYAAGDLSGKLPLSSVASMQGRKIAEHAMGLHGGAHRHLDYDKAASAIFTVPEIADVGLAEADAFAEGRKIRVTKVPFSANAKALIENDPRGFVKIISDPATGVILGGSIVGRRAAELISVIALAVTAGLRVHDIYESLLVHPTLAEALSDAAE from the coding sequence GGGCAACACCGCGGCCACCCACGCGGCCCGACTCGGTGCCGAAGTCACGATGATCGAAAAGGACGTGGTCGGCGGAGCCGCCCACCTCTGGGACTGCATCCCGTCCAAGGCCATGATCGCCACCGGCGGGGCGTTGGCGCGACTGAGCAAGGCCGAGGGCATGGGCCTGCGCAACGTCAGCGCCGAGCTCGATTTCGACGCCCTCGCCGAACGCATCCGCTCGATCGAGGAGCGCCTCGAGACCTCCGGCGTCGAGCTGTTGGAGAGCCAAGGCGTCCGCATGGTCGAGGGCGCCGGCCGGCTGGTGGGGCCCAACCAGGTGGTCGCCGAGACGGCCGCCGGTCCCCTCGAGATCGAGGCCGACACCGTGGTGCTCTCCACCGGCAGCCGCCCCCGGATCCCCGACTGGGCCTCCATCGACGGCACGCGGGTGCTCACCACTCGCGACGCGTACCCGCCGCCCCAGCTCCCCGAGCACCTCGTCGTGGTCGGCTCCGGAGTCACCGGCGTCGAGTTCGTGCACATGTTCTCGTCGTTCGGCTGCCAGGTCACCCTCATCGTGAGCCGTCAACAGGTACTGCCCAACAAGGACCCCGAGGTCGCGGCCGCCCTCGAGGACGACTTCATCGCCCGAGGGGTGCGGCTCTACAAAGGCGCCCGTGCGGTGGGCATCGACACCGACGACGACGGGGTCACGGTGCAGTGCGACGACGGCCGCAAGGCGCAGGGATCCCACGTGCTGTTGGCCATCGGCTCGGTCCCCAACTCCGAGACGCTCGGTCTCGACGCCGCCGGCGTCGAGCAGCGCGACGGCTACGTGGTCGTGAACCACAACTGCCAGTCGTCGGTTCCGAACATCTACGCCGCCGGCGATCTCTCGGGCAAGCTCCCGCTGTCATCGGTCGCCTCCATGCAGGGCCGCAAGATCGCCGAGCACGCCATGGGCCTGCACGGCGGAGCCCACCGCCACCTCGACTACGACAAGGCCGCCTCGGCCATCTTCACGGTGCCCGAGATCGCCGACGTGGGCCTCGCCGAGGCCGACGCCTTCGCCGAGGGACGCAAGATCCGGGTCACCAAGGTGCCGTTCTCGGCCAACGCCAAGGCGCTCATCGAGAACGACCCCCGAGGGTTCGTCAAGATCATCTCGGACCCGGCCACCGGAGTGATCCTGGGTGGTTCCATCGTGGGCCGCCGCGCCGCTGAGCTCATCTCGGTCATCGCCCTCGCCGTCACGGCCGGTCTGCGGGTGCACGACATCTACGAGAGCCTGCTGGTGCACCCGACGCTCGCCGAGGCCCTTTCCGACGCCGCCGAGTGA